Sequence from the Nymphaea colorata isolate Beijing-Zhang1983 chromosome 9, ASM883128v2, whole genome shotgun sequence genome:
atgcttcttcttttccttctctctatctctctctctctttctctctatctgaTGCTTTCCTTTACTAATTTGTGAAAAGGATGAAGAAAATGATCGATCGGTATCAGCAAGTAACTGGAACCAATTTGTGGGACTCCCATTATGAGGTAAAGTATTCTTTTGAAGGATTCCTGATTTCTTGTTCGTTTTCTGGGGTTCAGTTTAGATCTTTTATTCAATATTCTCAGCGTATAGCCAATAAGTAGGTTTGATAtatatgcaaaagaaaatttgtcaTCGTTATCGTCGTTAATATCATTATCATCATTATTTTCTTTGGTAAATACTGTCATTAATGAAtgatcatttgaaattgttgctTCATAGAGTATGCAAAAGGAATTTAACAAACTCAAGGAGAAAAACGAAAGGCTCCGCAAGAGCatcaggtttctctctctctctcgctctcgctctcgctcttTTCAGATATTGCTTCCCTCTTTATTTATGACTAATTTTCTCTGGCATGTCTTCCAGACAAAGGATTGGGGAAGATCTTGATGAATTAAACCATTCTGAGCTGTGCGGTCTTGAGCAAAATCTCAGCGAAGCACTTAAGAAAATCAGATTAACACttgtatgttttttctttttttttaatccttgCGTCTAAAATTCTCCGTTTGTCTATTTCTGTTTTACACGATAGGACCAGTGCAGAGCACCTGTTTCTTTACCGCATACATTAGTTGGTGAGCTTTGATGCTTAAGGTTGTTACTTATTCACCGTTAATCTTATTGTCTATGTGCATCAGGAGAACAAAATCAAAAGACAAATTGATACTTCTAGGAAAAAGGTAAATGGGCTGTCgaaatccaacatttattttgtGGGCATGGATTAACGGTGATTCTTGGTGCAGATAAGGTTAGCCGATGACCCTAGAAACAAAGGTTTCAGGGTATATAACTTGAACCATGCTTTGAAGTCATGCCATTTGCTTTATGTGGGTGTGATCAACTTACCTTCTTTTCACTCCTTTTGATAAACAGGAGTTACAAGAAGAAATCAACTGTAGTTTTGATGGAAGTGAAGATAATTATGAATCAATGATGGTTATAAGAAATAGTGATGCACAGCCATGCCCAGTACGCGTGCAACACAGCCATCCAAATCTACACGAAAGAGGATATGGATGCCATGATTTAAGTCTAGGATGAATGTTTTGGTTGTTGTCTTAGTAAGGTCGAGTATGCAGACTCTTTTTAATTAGAATTAGGTTAGGTGTTTCCTTTGTTTTCACTGGCACAGTGTGTGCCTTGCTGATATATGGACAATCTAAAGTATGAAATGCAGTTCTTGATTTTGACGCCTTGTCAGTCTTATAATTATTAAATCTCTATAATGGTGTGCTTCCAGATGAGATCTCCTTGATTAGACTTTCACATCTTTTATCCCAAAA
This genomic interval carries:
- the LOC116261581 gene encoding agamous-like MADS-box protein TM6 isoform X1, yielding MGRGKIEIKRIENTTNRQVTFSKRRAGIIKKAKELTVLCDAHVSLILFSSTQKLFEYCSPTTTMKKMIDRYQQVTGTNLWDSHYESMQKEFNKLKEKNERLRKSIRQRIGEDLDELNHSELCGLEQNLSEALKKIRLTLENKIKRQIDTSRKKIRLADDPRNKGFRELQEEINCSFDGSEDNYESMMVIRNSDAQPCPVRVQHSHPNLHERGYGCHDLSLG
- the LOC116261581 gene encoding agamous-like MADS-box protein TM6 isoform X2 produces the protein MGRGKIEIKRIENTTNRQVTFSKRRAGIIKKAKELTVLCDAHVSLILFSSTQKLFEYCSPTTTMKKMIDRYQQVTGTNLWDSHYESMQKEFNKLKEKNERLRKSIRQRIGEDLDELNHSELCGLEQNLSEALKKIRLTLENKIKRQIDTSRKKELQEEINCSFDGSEDNYESMMVIRNSDAQPCPVRVQHSHPNLHERGYGCHDLSLG